A stretch of the Gracilinanus agilis isolate LMUSP501 chromosome 4, AgileGrace, whole genome shotgun sequence genome encodes the following:
- the CBX8 gene encoding chromobox protein homolog 8, whose amino-acid sequence MELSAVGERVFAAEALLKRRIRKGRMEYLVKWKGWSQKYSTWEPEENILDARLLAAFEEREREMELYGPKKRGPKPKTFLLKAQAKAKAKTYEFRSDSARGIRVPYPGRSPQELGSTSRAREGLRNITLSPPGSSSSTSTSSTCRGDSARERERDRDRDRGTGRPDDKPSSPGDSSKKRGPKPRKDLRDPSQRTSGEPGDSLGDYLKGRKMEDNPSGVSKFTAGHSVIQLARRQDADLACTVASPSGGEAVGKLAVDNYPPRVIKHRADFLEAKGQSGLDSGGPRVRHGSGNPGSVGNLYRDMGAQGGRPSLIARIPVARILGDPEEESWSPSLTNLEKVVVTDVTSNFLTVTIKESNTDQGFFKEKR is encoded by the exons ATGGAGCTTTCTGCGGTCGGGGAGCGGGTGTTCGCGGCCGAAGCCCTCTTGAAGCGGCGCATCAGAAAA GGACGAATGGAATACCTCGTCAAATGGAAAGGCTGGTCTCAGAA GTATAGCACCTGGGAACCGGAAGAAAACATACTGGATGCCCGACTCCTGGCAGCCTTTGAGGAAAG ggAACGAGAGATGGAGCTGTATGGCCCCAAAAAGCGGGGTCCCAAGCCCAAAACCTTCCTCCTCAAG GCACAGGCCAAGGCTAAAGCTAAAACCTACGAGTTCCGAAGTGACTCAGCTAGGGGCATCAGGGTCCCCTACCCAGGACGATCTCCCCAGGAACTTGGCTCCACTTCTCGAGCTCGAGAGGGACTTCGAAACATTACCCTGTCCCCACCTgggagcagcagcagcaccagcaCCAGTAGCACCTGCCGAGGGGACTCAGCTCGGGAACGGGAACGGGACCGGGACCGAGACCGAGGGACTGGGAGACCCGATGACAAACCTAGCTCCCCAGGGGATAGCTCAAAGAAACGAGGTCCCAAACCCCGGAAGGACCTTCGGGACCCTTCCCAGCGGACCTCAGGGGAGCCAGGGGACAGTCTTGGGGACTACCTCAAAGGGAGAAAGATGGAGGATAACCCCTCTGGGGTGAGCAAGTTCACAGCTGGGCACAGTGTAATCCAGCTGGCCCGAAGGCAAGACGCAGACCTGGCCTGCACAGTGGCTAGTCCCAGTGGAGGTGAGGCTGTGGGCAAACTGGCTGTGGACAACTACCCACCCAGAGTCATAAAACACAGGGCGGATTTTCTGGAAGCTAAAGGCCAGAGTGGCTTGGACTCTGGAGGCCCTCGGGTCCGACATGGCTCAGGCAACCCAGGTTCTGTTGGGAACTTGTATCGGGACATGGGGGCGCAAGGGGGTAGGCCCTCCTTGATTGCCAGGATCCCTGTAGCCAGAATCCTTGGGGACCCTGAGGAGGAATCCTGGAGTCCATCCCTGACCAACCTGGAGAAGGTGGTGGTCACTGATGTGACCTCAAACTTTTTGACCGTCACCATTAAGGAAAGCAACACGGACCAAggtttttttaaggagaaaagatGA